A region of Capra hircus breed San Clemente chromosome 11, ASM170441v1, whole genome shotgun sequence DNA encodes the following proteins:
- the PAIP2B gene encoding polyadenylate-binding protein-interacting protein 2B: MNGSSVANTAPNIKSKEDQVLNGHDEKENPFAEYMWMENEEDFNRQVEEELQEQEFLDRCFQEMLDEEDQDWFIPSRDLPQAMGQLQQQLNGLSVSDGHATEDILSKSNLNPDAKEFVPGVKY; this comes from the exons ATGAATGGATCCAGTGTGGCGAATACAGCACCCAATATAAAATCCAAAGAGGACCAGGTGTTAAATGGGCATGATGAGAAGGAAAACCCATTCGCAGAGTACATGTGGATGGAGAATGAAGAGGATTTCAATAGACAG GTGGAGGAGGAGCTGCAGGAGCAAGAATTCTTGGACCGCTGCTTTCAGGAGATGCTGGACGAGGAAGACCAAGACTGGTTTATTCCATCACGAGACCTGCCTCAGGCCATGGGACAGTTGCAGCAACAGTTGAATGGACTGTCAGTCAGTGATGGTCATGCTACTGAAGATATTTTG AGCAAAAGTAACCTGAATCCGGACGCCAAGGAATTTGTACCAGGAGTGAAGTACTGA